One Malania oleifera isolate guangnan ecotype guangnan chromosome 9, ASM2987363v1, whole genome shotgun sequence DNA segment encodes these proteins:
- the LOC131164690 gene encoding ABC transporter G family member 29-like, giving the protein MEGEKVWDTAQVMSRNMSRSSSRRSTSRRHWSVEDVFVGSARSRQSARADEDEEALRWAALEKLPTYDRLRTSIFKSFMDNNGVPPAAANNTTAKLVHMKEVDVRKLDVNDRQEFIDRIFRVAEEDNEKFLRKFRNRIDKVGIQLPTVEVRFEHLTVEADCYIGNRALPTLPNAARNIAESALGCLGISLAKSTKLTILKDASGIIKPSRMTLLLGPPSSGKTTLLLALAAKLDPSLKVRGEITYNGHALNEFVPQKTSAYISQNDVHVGEMTVKETLDFSARCQGVGSRYELLSELARREKDAGIFPEPEVDLFMKATAMEGLESSLITDYTLRILGLDICRDTIVGDEMQRGISGGQKKRVTTGEMIVGPTKTLLMDEISTGLDSSTTFQIVKCLQQIVHLTEATILMSLLQPAPETFDLFDDIILLSEGQVVYQGPRDQVLDFFQTFGFKCPERKGTADFLQEVTSRKDQEQYWAARTKPYRYVPVAEFAARFKRFHVGLRVENELSLPYDKSRSHRAALVFKKYSVPKAELLRATFDKEWLLIKRNSFVYVFKTVQIIIVAVIASTVFLRTEMHTRNEDDAALYIGALLFTVVINMFNGFAEISLTIARLPVFYKHRDLRFHPAWTFTLPNFLLRVPISVFESIVWIVMTYYTIGFAPEASRFFKQLLLVFLVQQMAAGLFRLIAGVCRTMIIANTGGALTLLLVFLLGGFIVPRGEIPKWWVWGYWISPMTYGYNAIAVNEMFAPRWINRLASDNVTQLGVAVLKNIDVFQDRNWFWIGSAALVGFTILFNILFTLALMYLNPFGKPQAIISEEAASEMEANQEETNGEPRLKGNKTKRDAVAESLSRSLSSSDGNNTREMAITRMSSRSNPNGLSRNADSALEAANGVAPKRGMVLPFTPLSMSFDTVNYYVDMPPEMKEQGVTEDKLQLLRGVTGAFRPGVLTALMGVSGAGKTTLMDVLAGRKTGGYVEGDIKISGFPKKQETFARISGYCEQTDIHSPQVTVRESLIYSAFLRLPKEVSNDEKMIFVDEVMELVELDNLKDAIVGLPGITGLSTEQRKRLTIAVELVANPSIIFMDEPTSGLDARAAAIVMRTVRNTVDTGRTVVCTIHQPSIDIFEAFDELLLMKRGGQVIYSGPLGRNSHKIIEYFESIPGIPKIKEKYNPATWMLEVSSVAAEARLGIDFATHYKSSSLFQRNKALVKELSTPPPGAKDLYFPSQYSQSTWGQFKACLWKQWWTYWRSPDYNLVRYFFTLAAALMVGTIFWRVGTKRGTSTDLSMIIGAMYASVLFVGINNCSTVQPIVAVERTVFYRERAAGMYSALPYAIAQVIAEIPYVFVQTTYYTVIVYAMVSFQWTAAKFFWFFFVSFFSFLYFTYYGMMTVSITPNHQVAAIFAAAFYALFNLFSGFFIPRPRIPKWWIWYYWICPVAWTVYGLIVSQYGDIEETIKVPGIVPDPTIKWYVEHHFGYSSDFMAPVAVVLVAFTAFFAFMYAYCIKALNFQTR; this is encoded by the exons ATGGAGGGAGAGAAAGTGTGGGACACAGCGCAGGTGATGAGTCGGAACATGAGCAGAAGCTCCAGTAGACGGAGCACGAGTAGGCGGCACTGGAGCGTGGAGGACGTGTTCGTCGGTTCGGCGAGGTCCAGACAGAGCGCTCGCGCCGACGAAGACGAGGAAGCTCTCCGGTGGGCTGCGTTGGAGAAGCTGCCCACCTACGATCGCCTCAGAACTAGCATCTTCAAATCTTTCATGGACAATAATGGGGTCCCACCTGCGGCGGCTAATAACACTACCGCCAAACTGGTGCACATGAAGGAAGTTGATGTCAGGAAGCTCGACGTCAACGACCGCCAAGAGTTCATCGATCGGATTTTTAGGGTTGCAGAGGAGGATAACGAGAAGTTCTTGAGAAAGTTCAGAAATAGGATTGATAA GGTGGGGATACAACTTCCAACGGTGGAAGTGAGGTTTGAGCATTTGACGGTGGAAGCAGATTGCTACATAGGGAACAGAGCACTTCCAACCCTCCCAAACGCAGCCCGCAACATTGCAGAGTCAGCTCTTGGCTGCCTCGGCATCTCCTTGGCCAAGAGCACCAAACTTACCATCCTCAAAGATGCCTCCGGCATTATCAAGCCCTCAAG AATGACCTTGCTGCTGGGGCCACCGTCATCCGGCAAGACGACCCTTTTGCTTGCATTGGCCGCAAAGTTGGACCCAAGCCTGAAG GTTAGAGGAGAAATAACTTACAACGGGCACGCACTCAACGAGTTTGTGCCGCAGAAGACATCTGCTTATATTAGTCAAAATGATGTTCACGTCGGGGAAATGACCGTTAAAGAAACCCTAGATTTCTCTGCGAGGTGTCAAGGCGTCGGATCTCGATATG AACTTCTGTCGGAGCTTGCAAGAAGAGAGAAAGATGCAGGAATTTTCCCGGAGCCAGAAGTCGATCTCTTCATGAAG gcAACAGCTATGGAAGGGCTTGAGAGTAGTCTCATCACTGACTACACTTTGAGG ATATTGGGACTGGATATATGCCGGGACACCATCGTCGGAGACGAGATGCAACGGGGGATTTCCGGCGGCCAGAAAAAGCGAGTCACCACAG GAGAAATGATCGTTGGGCCAACGAAAACGTTACTCATGGACGAGATATCAACGGGCCTAGATAGTTCAACGACGTTTCAAATAGTCAAGTGTTTGCAGCAAATTGTTCACCTCACTGAAGCCACCATTTTGATGTCCCTCCTCCAGCCTGCTCCTGAGACCTTCGACCTCTTTGATGACATCATCCTCCTCTCCGAAGGCCAAGTTGTATATCAAGGCCCTCGAGACCAAGTCCTCGACTTTTTCCAAACTTTCGGGTTTAAGTGCCCTGAGCGAAAGGGGACCGCCGATTTCCTCCAAGAG GTTACCTCAAGGAAAGACCAAGAGCAGTATTGGGCCGCCAGAACCAAACCGTACCGGTACGTACCAGTGGCCGAGTTCGCGGCCCGGTTCAAGCGGTTCCATGTGGGTCTGCGGGTGGAAAACGAGCTCTCCCTCCCTTACGACAAGTCCAGGAGCCACAGGGCCGCCCTCGTCTTCAAGAAATACTCCGTCCCCAAAGCGGAGCTTCTCCGGGCAACCTTTGACAAGGAATGGCTGCTCATCAAGCGAAACTCCTTCGTGTACGTCTTCAAGACGGTGCAGATCATTATCGTCGCCGTCATCGCCTCCACGGTGTTCTTGCGGACGGAGATGCACACCAGAAACGAAGACGACGCCGCGCTCTACATCGGCGCGCTCCTGTTCACCGTCGTCATCAACATGTTCAATGGATTCGCCGAGATCTCCCTCACCATTGCGAGACTTCCGGTGTTTTATAAGCACAGAGACCTCCGATTCCACCCCGCCTGGACCTTCACCCTCCCCAATTTCCTACTACGAGTCCCAATTTCCGTGTTCGAGTCCATTGTTTGGATTGTCATGACGTATTACACCATTGGATTCGCTCCTGAGGCTAGCAG GTTCTTCAAGCAACTGCTGCTAGTGTTTCTGGTGCAGCAAATGGCTGCTGGGCTATTTAGGCTCATAGCTGGAGTGTGCAGGACTATGATCATAGCCAACACTGGTGGAGCTCTCACTCTCCTCCTTGTCTTTCTGCTGGGAGGGTTTATCGTTCCTCGAG GTGAAATTCCCAAGTGGTGGGTGTGGGGATACTGGATTTCGCCTATGACCTACGGCTATAATGCCATAGCTGTGAATGAGATGTTTGCTCCGAGGTGGATAAATAGACTG GCTTCAGACAATGTAACACAATTGGGCGTGGCAGTGCTCAAGAACATTGATGTCTTCCAGGACAGGAACTGGTTTTGGATTGGTTCTGCAGCTCTTGTGGGATTCACAATTCTCTTCAATATCCTCTTCACTCTGGCGCTTATGTACCTAAACC CTTTTGGAAAGCCACAAGCAATAATATCAGAAGAAGCTGCAAGCGAAATGGAGGctaaccaagaagaaacaaatgGAGAGCCAAGACTAAAAGGAAATAAGACAAAGAGAGATGCAGTAGCTGAATCATTGTCTCGATCATTATCTTCTTCGGATGGAAACAACACAA GAGAAATGGCAATCACAAGAATGAGTAGTAGATCCAATCCCAATGGATTGAGTAGAAATGCTGACTCAGCTCTTGAGGCAGCAAATGGGGTTGCTCCCAAGAGAGGAATGGTTCTTCCCTTTACTCCCCTCTCCATGTCCTTCGACACCGTAAATTACTATGTGGATATGCCCCCA GAAATGAAGGAGCAAGGAGTAACAGAAGACAAGCTCCAATTACTTCGGGGAGTAACCGGTGCATTCAGGCCAGGTGTTCTGACTGCACTAATGGGAGTAAGTGGAGCTGGAAAGACGACATTGATGGATGTTTTAGCGGGAAGAAAGACTGGTGGTTACGTCGAGGGGGATATTAAGATTTCTGGGTTCCCCAAGAAACAAGAAACTTTTGCAAGAATTTCTGGGTATTGTGAGCAAACTGATATCCACTCTCCCCAAGTCACTGTTCGTGAATCATTGATCTACTCAGCTTTCCTTCGGCTTCCTAAAGAAGTCAGCAATGACGAAAAAATG ATTTTTGTGGATGAAGTGATGGAACTGGTTGAGCTTGACAATCTCAAGGATGCAATAGTGGGGCTTCCTGGAATTACGGGTTTGTCGACAGAACAGAGAAAGAGATTGACAATAGCAGTAGAGCTTGTTGCCAATCCCTCGATCATTTTCATGGATGAACCAACTTCAGGCCTTGATGCGAGGGCTGCAGCCATTGTCATGAGGACTGTGAGAAACACTGTGGATACTGGAAGAACTGTTGTCTGCACAATTCATCAACCTAGTATTGATATCTTTGAGGCCTTTGATGAG CTGCTTCTGATGAAAAGAGGAGGACAGGTGATATACTCAGGACCATTGGGCCGGAATTCCCACAAGataattgaatattttgag TCAATTCCTGGCATACCAAAAATTAAGGAGAAATACAACCCGGCAACGTGGATGCTGGAAGTGAGCTCAGTTGCAGCTGAAGCTCGGCTGGGAATTGATTTTGCCACACACTACAAATCATCCTCCCTGTTTCA AAGAAACAAGGCTCTAGTGAAGGAGTTGAGTACACCACCACCAGGAGCAAAAGACCTTTACTTTCCCTCTCAGTATTCTCAATCCACATGGGGACAGTTCAAAGCCTGTCTTTGGAAGCAATGGTGGACTTATTGGAGGagtcctgattataaccttgttaGGTATTTCTTCACCTTGGCTGCAGCCCTCATGGTTGGGACAATATTCTGGAGGGTTGGCACTAAAAG GGGGACGTCAACTGATTTATCCATGATCATTGGGGCCATGTACGCTTCTGTTCTGTTTGTTGGAATCAATAATTGCTCAACAGTTCAACCAATTGTAGCTGTCGAAAGAACTGTATTTTATAGAGAAAGAGCTGCTGGGATGTATTCAGCATTACCTTATGCCATTGCACAG GTAATTGCAGAAATACCTTATGTGTTCGTCCAAACAACATATTATACAGTCATAGTGTATGCTATGGTGAGCTTCCAATGGACGGCAGCCAAATTCTTCTGGTTCTTCTTtgtctccttcttctccttcctctATTTCACATACTATGGAATGATGACAGTCTCCATCACACCAAACCACCAAGTAGCAGCCATTTTTGCAGCTGCTTTTTATGCACTCTTCAATCTTTTCTCTGGCTTCTTCATACCCAGACCA AGGATTCCCAAGTGGTGGATTTGGTATTACTGGATTTGCCCTGTGGCATGGACTGTTTATGGATTGATTGTTTCACAATATGGTGACATAGAGGAAACCATAAAGGTGCCAGGTATCGTGCCCGACCCGACTATAAAATGGTATGTGGAGCACCATTTTGGGTATAGCTCGGATTTCATGGCACCGGTTGCTGTTGTTTTGGTTGCTTTTACAGCCTTCTTTGCGTTCATGTATGCCTACTGCATTAAGGCACTGAACTTCCAAACAAGATAG